In Rhodococcus rhodochrous, a single genomic region encodes these proteins:
- a CDS encoding DUF6802 family protein, with amino-acid sequence MAEFAGSGGAPQPFTDPFDPSGFDPSEVAAWADTLGPTTDLDGDGAAETVVADTERWGVGGDWGDGLVVATDTDLDGSSDRLSVIADDGRYGVWEYCRELDGSGRWSRLDTGSLEYDVHHGEESK; translated from the coding sequence ATGGCCGAATTCGCCGGCTCGGGTGGTGCACCCCAGCCGTTCACCGATCCGTTCGATCCGTCCGGCTTCGATCCGTCCGAGGTGGCCGCCTGGGCCGACACCCTCGGCCCGACCACGGACCTCGACGGTGACGGCGCCGCCGAGACCGTCGTCGCCGACACCGAACGCTGGGGAGTCGGCGGCGACTGGGGCGACGGCCTGGTAGTGGCCACCGACACCGATCTCGACGGCAGCAGCGACCGCCTGTCGGTGATCGCGGACGACGGCCGCTACGGGGTGTGGGAATACTGTCGTGAGCTCGACGGATCGGGTCGGTGGAGCCGACTGGACACAGGTAGCCTTGAATACGACGTACACCACGGAGAAGAGTCGAAGTGA